In Zea mays cultivar B73 chromosome 7, Zm-B73-REFERENCE-NAM-5.0, whole genome shotgun sequence, the following proteins share a genomic window:
- the LOC542005 gene encoding anther-specific protein MZm3-3 precursor, which yields MTATTTTAAGGGKVQPRGLPAALSLLLLLVLAAGLGGGAEAQQTCAGQLRGLAPCLRYSVPPLPGQVPPAPGPECCSALGAVSRDCACGTFSIINSLPAKCGLPPVSCQ from the exons atgacggcgacgacgacgacagccGCCGGCGGCGGCAAGGTGCAGCCGCGCGGCCTGCCCGCGGCGCTGTCCCTGCTGCTGCTCCTGGTGTTGGCAGCGGGGCTGGGCGGTGGCGCCGAGGCGCAGCAGACGTGCGCGGGGCAGCTGCGCGGGCTGGCCCCCTGCTTGCGCTACAGCGTGCCACCCTTGCCGGGGCAGGTTCCGCCGGCGCCCGGGCCGGAGTGCTGCTCCGCGCTGGGGGCCGTGTCCAGGGACTGCGCCTGCGGAACGTTCAGCATCATCAACAGCCTGCCGGCCAAGTGCGGCCTCCCGCCAGTCAGCTGCC AGTAA